A section of the Verrucomicrobiales bacterium genome encodes:
- a CDS encoding sigma-70 family RNA polymerase sigma factor codes for MQSSGVPRGHAAIQALPAEELLPLVYNELRTLAARKLLTERPGTLQPTALVHEAWIRLMGSDNPPRFENDGHFFSAAAEAMRRILIERARQRNSVKRGGGAVPLDVAELEIPAIAEDDDTLLAVNQALEAFATHDPEVARFITLRFFVGLTNSQAALALGIPERTARRHWSFARAWLYREIKREQGG; via the coding sequence ATGCAAAGTTCGGGTGTTCCTCGAGGCCACGCCGCCATTCAGGCGCTCCCAGCCGAGGAACTTTTGCCCTTGGTGTACAATGAACTCAGGACGTTGGCAGCGCGCAAGCTTTTGACGGAGCGTCCGGGCACATTGCAGCCCACGGCTCTGGTGCACGAAGCCTGGATCCGGTTAATGGGAAGCGATAATCCCCCTCGATTCGAAAACGATGGCCATTTCTTCTCCGCCGCGGCCGAAGCGATGCGCCGCATTCTGATCGAACGCGCCCGCCAGCGAAATTCTGTCAAACGAGGAGGCGGTGCGGTTCCCCTGGATGTCGCCGAATTGGAAATTCCCGCCATCGCCGAGGACGACGATACTCTGCTGGCGGTCAACCAAGCCCTGGAGGCGTTTGCCACTCACGATCCTGAGGTGGCGCGGTTCATCACTCTCCGATTTTTTGTCGGACTCACTAACTCCCAAGCAGCCCTGGCCTTAGGCATTCCTGAGCGCACCGCGCGCAGGCACTGGAGCTTCGCCCGGGCTTGGCTGTATCGGGAGATCAAACGAGAGCAGGGGGGATAG
- a CDS encoding protein kinase: protein MSLHMEEFQTIRSIFDEALEMPDNTGRQAFLEKACAGSLKIKTEVEELLMAHDRAGEVKLFQGEVSSAQPTLELWDDNWEGRRFGPYTVLDKLGEGGVGIVYLAEQSVPVRRRVALKLIKPGMDSRSVLARFELERKVLERMDHPNIAKVLDAGMTPQGRPYFVMEWVKGERITDFCNSRNLSVAERLRLVVQVCHAVQHAHQKGIIHRDLKPSNILVVSVDDSRPVPKVIDFGIAKATSEEGNEGGYHTLTASNPALDGVLGTPAYMSPEQAAEGRPDLDTRTDVYSLGVLLYELVAGQPPFATPWLLSGGLAAMRRRILEVEPPRPSSSLVALEAANLEAVASERGETADRLVSALRGDLDWIVLKAMAKQRQHRYPTANSLAQDLDRHLAHRPVEARPPTSGYLFGRFIRRNRLMVGFLATVGLIFVFGLAVSGWQWRRALRAEHLQRLLRQEAEQAQHQTLFRAYSADMKVASVALEAGNLGQAMNLLDRYVPTVNPRSNPPSGDIRGFEWYYLQHLAHGREISSFAHHRMVAAVRSPGNDDWIAASSCPGDVRIWDRSSGSLLHSFPALEHQSTRSSLDLSSDGQLLVYLTEKAAIVRDTSTWIEVFSYPGNWKGVSFSPMEHRFALLSLTAIRIVDADSSDSVLSIALPESLRKNQGDLSFCGKQAEWLAVMHAGDLWILEAATGLVMWKPNLGDSSLLTALATSRDGRLVAVGDSAGRLKTFDLERRELVQSVDAHPGWLLGVAFSNSGERIATGGGDQTLRVWPIDPRGKVGQVEATLRGHLNEVWAVAFSADDQHLISGGKDTLVKWWSATIPDPPHTDLPTPPLGMLAGFSGDGRYYRVVDVNQVLHWLPVQPGAQPLKPLPLRTLLNGEDVSPWRLAIGDDSLTALRRNGVLETRGLPLGEVRKQVKMNGITNSVLASLSADQRWLVDLEYNSITASLWDTQSGERRATLPGYVDNESVPRRCRFAFSPDGRWLAYAVRNFGIGIWDLKSNRIGATLQGHAWQLYCLAFSPDSTRLASSSWDGSVMIWDVATWELAMPALRGHFAGVMAVSFVPDGRTLVTQGGEGVLKFWNVVTGTEVHSVPTASTHWVCPVSADLRQSAWLDKSTGKVRLTPLDRLGTRTEPVLLNLQK from the coding sequence ATGAGTCTTCACATGGAGGAGTTCCAGACAATCCGTTCGATTTTCGACGAAGCTCTCGAGATGCCGGATAACACGGGGCGACAGGCTTTTCTCGAGAAGGCGTGCGCTGGATCGCTGAAGATCAAGACGGAGGTTGAGGAATTGTTGATGGCTCACGATCGGGCGGGGGAGGTTAAGCTGTTCCAAGGCGAAGTTAGTTCCGCCCAGCCCACGCTTGAACTGTGGGATGACAATTGGGAGGGCCGACGCTTCGGTCCTTACACGGTCCTAGACAAATTGGGAGAGGGCGGGGTGGGCATTGTTTATCTCGCGGAGCAATCGGTGCCGGTGCGGCGTCGCGTGGCCCTCAAGCTGATTAAGCCGGGCATGGATTCCCGTTCGGTGCTCGCCCGGTTTGAGCTGGAGCGCAAGGTCCTGGAGCGCATGGACCATCCGAACATTGCCAAGGTTTTGGATGCCGGGATGACCCCGCAAGGCCGCCCTTACTTCGTCATGGAGTGGGTGAAGGGGGAACGTATCACCGACTTCTGCAACAGTCGGAACCTGTCCGTCGCTGAGCGTCTTCGCCTGGTCGTTCAGGTGTGTCACGCCGTTCAGCACGCTCACCAGAAGGGAATCATTCATCGCGACCTCAAACCCTCCAATATTCTGGTGGTTTCGGTCGATGACTCCCGTCCTGTGCCCAAGGTGATCGACTTCGGGATCGCCAAAGCCACCTCCGAGGAGGGCAACGAGGGGGGATACCATACCTTGACCGCATCGAATCCTGCTCTCGATGGCGTCCTGGGAACCCCGGCCTATATGAGTCCGGAACAGGCGGCCGAGGGGCGGCCGGATCTGGATACGCGCACGGATGTATATTCACTGGGGGTGCTGCTGTATGAGCTAGTGGCCGGACAACCGCCCTTTGCCACCCCCTGGCTGCTCTCGGGTGGGCTGGCGGCGATGCGGAGAAGGATTTTGGAGGTGGAGCCTCCGCGACCCTCCTCGAGCCTTGTCGCCTTGGAAGCTGCCAACTTAGAAGCCGTGGCGTCGGAGCGGGGGGAGACTGCGGATCGCTTGGTTTCCGCCCTGCGCGGAGATCTCGACTGGATCGTTCTCAAAGCCATGGCCAAGCAGCGGCAGCATCGCTACCCGACTGCCAACAGCCTCGCCCAGGACCTCGACAGGCATTTGGCGCACCGTCCCGTGGAGGCTCGTCCTCCGACTTCGGGATATCTCTTCGGACGTTTTATACGGCGGAATCGGCTGATGGTTGGGTTTCTTGCCACGGTGGGACTGATTTTTGTTTTCGGGCTGGCGGTGTCCGGTTGGCAATGGCGGCGGGCGTTGCGGGCGGAGCATTTGCAGCGCCTGCTTCGTCAAGAGGCGGAGCAGGCCCAGCATCAAACGCTTTTTCGAGCTTACTCTGCCGACATGAAGGTCGCCTCGGTGGCGCTCGAGGCCGGTAACCTTGGCCAAGCGATGAACCTGCTGGATCGCTACGTGCCCACTGTCAATCCCCGGTCCAATCCTCCTTCAGGGGATATCCGAGGTTTTGAATGGTATTATCTGCAGCATCTGGCGCACGGACGGGAGATTTCCTCTTTTGCGCATCACCGCATGGTCGCCGCTGTTAGATCCCCCGGTAACGACGACTGGATTGCGGCCTCCTCCTGTCCTGGCGATGTGCGGATCTGGGATCGGAGCTCCGGTTCGCTCTTGCACAGTTTCCCCGCCTTGGAACATCAGTCCACTCGCTCGAGTTTGGATCTGTCATCCGACGGACAACTGTTGGTCTACCTGACTGAGAAGGCGGCGATTGTGCGGGACACCTCCACCTGGATCGAGGTGTTCTCCTATCCTGGGAATTGGAAAGGGGTGTCTTTTTCCCCGATGGAACATCGCTTCGCTTTGCTGAGCTTGACGGCAATTCGGATTGTGGATGCGGATTCGAGCGATTCCGTCTTGTCAATTGCCCTTCCTGAGTCGCTGCGGAAAAACCAAGGAGACCTGAGTTTTTGCGGGAAACAGGCGGAATGGCTGGCGGTGATGCATGCCGGCGATCTGTGGATTTTGGAAGCGGCCACCGGACTCGTGATGTGGAAACCCAACCTGGGTGACAGCTCGCTTCTGACCGCGCTGGCCACCTCGCGCGATGGCCGTCTGGTGGCCGTGGGGGATTCGGCCGGCCGGCTAAAAACATTCGATCTGGAACGTCGGGAGTTGGTCCAGTCGGTGGATGCTCATCCCGGATGGCTGCTGGGGGTCGCTTTTTCGAATAGCGGTGAGAGGATCGCCACCGGGGGCGGCGATCAGACCCTTCGTGTTTGGCCGATCGATCCGCGCGGGAAAGTGGGCCAAGTCGAGGCCACCCTGCGGGGCCACCTGAACGAAGTTTGGGCCGTGGCGTTTTCCGCCGATGATCAGCACTTGATCTCAGGCGGAAAGGACACCCTGGTTAAATGGTGGAGCGCCACGATTCCGGATCCGCCCCACACCGACCTGCCCACGCCCCCGCTCGGGATGCTGGCCGGATTCTCGGGCGATGGACGCTATTATCGCGTGGTGGACGTGAACCAGGTCCTCCACTGGTTGCCGGTCCAACCGGGGGCTCAACCCTTGAAGCCGCTGCCCTTGAGAACCTTGTTGAACGGTGAGGACGTCAGCCCGTGGCGGTTAGCGATTGGCGATGATTCCCTCACGGCCTTGCGAAGGAATGGGGTTCTGGAAACGCGGGGCCTTCCGCTCGGGGAGGTGCGGAAGCAGGTGAAGATGAACGGGATCACCAACTCGGTTTTGGCTAGTCTCTCTGCCGATCAACGCTGGCTGGTGGATTTGGAGTACAATTCGATCACCGCCAGCTTGTGGGATACGCAGAGCGGGGAACGGCGGGCCACCCTGCCCGGCTACGTCGATAACGAGTCGGTGCCGCGTCGCTGTCGTTTCGCCTTTTCCCCCGACGGTCGGTGGCTGGCTTACGCCGTTCGGAACTTTGGAATCGGGATCTGGGATCTCAAATCGAATAGGATCGGCGCAACCCTGCAAGGCCACGCCTGGCAATTGTATTGCCTCGCCTTCTCGCCCGACAGCACCCGCTTAGCGAGTTCTAGCTGGGACGGTTCGGTGATGATTTGGGATGTGGCCACCTGGGAGCTGGCCATGCCTGCCCTGCGGGGACATTTTGCAGGTGTTATGGCCGTCTCCTTCGTCCCCGATGGACGAACCTTGGTCACCCAAGGGGGGGAAGGGGTCCTGAAGTTCTGGAATGTCGTTACTGGCACCGAGGTTCACTCCGTCCCGACAGCCTCCACGCACTGGGTCTGTCCGGTTTCCGCCGATTTACGCCAGAGTGCTTGGCTCGACAAATCTACTGGCAAGGTCAGGTTGACCCCACTGGATCGGCTTGGCACCCGAACGGAGCCGGTACTTCTCAATCTTCAAAAATAG
- a CDS encoding peptidylprolyl isomerase — MGDTPITEEMFRREWARRHRPVVVLKEPTEADRAEVLEDLIRQETLWVRAQAEGFDRSPEMQARFKAMVVGAFREAHAKPPATEVTEEELRAHYELQKPRLQRPAAIRAAVILVAVPRSASVEKRAAAKAKAESLAERALAADEAQFTDLARLHSDDQATRFRGGELGWLTRESVGRDKELFDALLALPKPGILSKVIESPVGFQVARLLEKRESGPRPFAEVRDQLQHQLQNSRRVDAEEEFHQSLKRGLAIEVDRSRLAALDLQVPASSPPSLPGGITSTTTP; from the coding sequence GTGGGAGACACACCGATTACGGAGGAGATGTTCCGTCGGGAATGGGCTCGCCGGCATCGGCCCGTGGTCGTCTTGAAGGAGCCCACCGAGGCGGATCGGGCCGAGGTGCTGGAGGATCTGATCCGGCAGGAGACCCTCTGGGTGCGCGCTCAGGCGGAAGGTTTTGATCGATCCCCCGAGATGCAGGCACGATTTAAGGCCATGGTGGTGGGAGCTTTTCGCGAGGCGCATGCGAAGCCGCCGGCCACCGAGGTGACGGAGGAGGAACTACGGGCTCATTATGAGCTACAAAAGCCTCGGCTGCAGAGGCCCGCGGCGATCCGTGCGGCGGTCATCCTAGTGGCGGTTCCTCGCTCGGCCAGCGTCGAGAAGCGCGCTGCCGCTAAGGCCAAGGCGGAGTCGCTGGCGGAACGTGCCCTGGCTGCTGACGAGGCGCAGTTCACCGATCTGGCCCGGCTTCATTCCGACGATCAAGCGACGCGGTTTCGCGGTGGTGAACTGGGATGGTTGACCCGCGAGTCGGTTGGGCGTGACAAGGAGTTGTTCGATGCTCTTCTGGCTTTGCCGAAGCCCGGTATTCTTTCAAAGGTGATTGAGAGTCCGGTAGGGTTCCAGGTTGCGAGGCTCTTGGAGAAGCGAGAGTCCGGACCTCGCCCGTTTGCCGAGGTGCGCGACCAATTACAGCATCAGCTTCAAAACTCCCGCCGCGTGGATGCCGAGGAGGAATTTCATCAATCGCTCAAGCGTGGGTTGGCCATCGAGGTGGATCGCAGCCGGTTGGCGGCGTTGGATCTCCAGGTCCCCGCGAGCAGTCCGCCTTCTCTCCCTGGCGGTATCACGTCCACAACAACCCCATGA